A window from Candidatus Thermoplasmatota archaeon encodes these proteins:
- a CDS encoding Glu/Leu/Phe/Val dehydrogenase yields the protein MNPREVANRQFDIAADILKLDDSTRNVLKHPKTVMRVAVPVRMDSGKIEVFTGWRSQYHDAKGPYKGGIRFHPDVTEDEVIALSAWMTWKCAVLDLPFGGGKGGIRVDPKKLSPRELEEMTRRYTAAIAPIIGPQKDIPAPDVYTNSQTMAWLMDTYSQIVGQRTPGVTTGKPVEVGGSLGRDTATSYGALICAREAFKVKGIPPGGATIAIQGYGNAGFNAHLLAGKFLPGSKVVAVSDSKGGIFDPNGLDPRKIAEHKDKTGSVVNYPGAKNITNHELLELKVDLLIPAALEGQITKANAAKLQCKVVVEAANGPTTPEADQILFEKGVLLVPDILANAGGVTVSYFEWLQAQYDYPWSLEQVHTRLEERMIASFTAVRETSDKHRVHFRTGAYVLAVGRVSKALNLLGVWP from the coding sequence ATGAATCCGAGGGAAGTCGCGAACCGCCAGTTCGACATCGCCGCGGACATCCTGAAGCTCGACGACAGCACGAGGAACGTGCTCAAGCACCCGAAGACGGTGATGAGGGTCGCCGTCCCCGTTCGCATGGATTCGGGCAAGATCGAGGTGTTCACGGGCTGGCGGAGCCAGTACCACGACGCGAAGGGGCCCTACAAGGGCGGCATCCGCTTCCATCCCGACGTGACCGAGGACGAGGTCATCGCGCTCTCCGCGTGGATGACGTGGAAGTGCGCCGTGCTCGACCTGCCCTTCGGCGGCGGCAAGGGCGGCATCCGCGTCGACCCGAAGAAGCTCTCCCCGCGCGAGCTCGAGGAGATGACGCGCCGCTACACGGCCGCCATCGCCCCGATCATCGGCCCCCAGAAGGACATCCCCGCGCCCGACGTCTACACGAACTCGCAGACGATGGCGTGGCTCATGGACACGTACTCCCAGATCGTCGGCCAGCGCACGCCCGGCGTCACGACGGGCAAGCCCGTCGAGGTCGGCGGGAGCCTCGGCCGCGACACGGCGACGAGCTACGGCGCGCTCATCTGCGCCCGCGAGGCGTTCAAGGTGAAGGGCATCCCGCCCGGCGGCGCGACGATCGCGATCCAGGGTTATGGCAACGCGGGCTTCAACGCGCATCTCCTCGCCGGCAAGTTCCTCCCCGGCTCGAAGGTCGTCGCGGTCTCGGACTCGAAGGGCGGCATCTTCGACCCGAACGGCCTCGACCCGCGCAAAATCGCGGAGCACAAGGACAAGACGGGAAGCGTCGTGAACTATCCCGGCGCGAAGAACATCACGAACCACGAGCTCCTCGAGCTCAAGGTCGACCTTCTGATCCCGGCCGCGCTCGAGGGCCAGATCACGAAGGCGAACGCCGCGAAGCTCCAGTGCAAGGTCGTCGTCGAGGCCGCGAACGGCCCCACGACGCCCGAGGCCGACCAGATCCTCTTCGAGAAGGGCGTCCTGCTCGTGCCCGACATCCTCGCGAACGCGGGCGGCGTCACGGTCTCGTACTTCGAGTGGCTGCAGGCCCAGTACGACTACCCGTGGAGCCTCGAGCAGGTGCACACGCGGCTCGAGGAGCGCATGATCGCGAGCTTCACGGCCGTGCGCGAGACGAGCGACAAGCACCGCGTCCACTTCCGCACGGGCGCCTACGTGCTCGCGGTGGGCCGCGTCTCGAAGGCGCTGAATCTCCTCGGCGTCTGGCCGTAG
- a CDS encoding NUDIX domain-containing protein: protein MSPGIRAREPPRVHERSAGAVVFAPGDAGREYLLLRFGTGPWGFPKGHIEAGESEVETAQREVMEETGIPVAAQRIVEGFRESTGYSFRRGRSVVEKEVRFYLVESSTREVRLSHEHDAFAWLPYRSALARLTLAGPRRVLESAETHLAEGA, encoded by the coding sequence GTGAGCCCCGGCATCCGCGCCCGCGAGCCGCCCCGGGTCCACGAGCGTTCCGCGGGCGCCGTCGTCTTCGCCCCGGGCGACGCCGGGCGCGAATATCTCCTCCTGCGCTTCGGCACGGGCCCCTGGGGGTTCCCGAAGGGCCACATCGAAGCGGGCGAGAGCGAGGTCGAGACGGCGCAGCGCGAGGTCATGGAGGAGACGGGGATCCCCGTCGCGGCGCAGCGCATCGTCGAGGGCTTCCGCGAATCCACGGGCTACTCGTTCAGGCGCGGGCGATCGGTCGTCGAGAAGGAGGTCCGGTTCTACCTCGTCGAGTCCTCGACCCGCGAGGTCCGGCTGAGCCACGAGCACGACGCCTTCGCGTGGCTTCCGTACCGCTCGGCGCTCGCGCGCCTTACCCTCGCCGGGCCCCGACGCGTTCTCGAATCGGCGGAGACGCACCTCGCGGAGGGCGCCTGA
- a CDS encoding phosphatase PAP2 family protein, producing MPATLEGAAGTVALLLSLALPISILLGGVLFVPRRAAFWSLERARLAATRHRAVLLGMLGVLALAIVQTQIDPAVTAALGWDFTPTFRAIEGDVHLRLQQAFDLPALTFLLAVVYVIGFPVFTQFTVLLFVWLDAKRLAERAFAAFALCYVLALPFYLFFPVSEVWTVGEARNLALFHPAVEAHLYAFNEVGNCFPSLHTAMSVALAAVAWQSGHRAYARFGAVLATLIVVSTILLGIHWITDVVAGLALAALVVVLVDRFLPQTQTDRISA from the coding sequence TTGCCCGCGACGCTCGAAGGCGCGGCCGGAACCGTCGCGCTCCTCCTGTCCCTCGCGCTCCCGATCAGCATCCTGCTCGGCGGCGTGCTCTTCGTCCCGCGCCGCGCCGCCTTCTGGAGCCTCGAGCGCGCGCGCCTCGCGGCCACGCGCCACCGCGCCGTCCTCCTCGGCATGCTGGGCGTCCTCGCGCTCGCGATCGTGCAGACGCAGATCGATCCCGCGGTCACCGCCGCCCTCGGCTGGGACTTCACGCCGACCTTCCGCGCGATCGAGGGCGACGTCCACCTGCGCCTCCAGCAGGCCTTCGACCTCCCCGCGCTCACGTTCCTCCTCGCGGTCGTGTACGTGATCGGCTTTCCCGTCTTCACGCAGTTCACGGTCCTGCTCTTCGTCTGGCTCGACGCGAAGCGCCTCGCGGAGCGCGCCTTCGCGGCCTTCGCGCTCTGCTACGTGCTCGCGCTCCCGTTCTACCTCTTCTTCCCGGTGAGCGAGGTCTGGACGGTGGGCGAGGCGCGCAACCTCGCGCTCTTCCACCCCGCGGTCGAGGCTCACCTCTACGCGTTCAACGAGGTGGGCAACTGCTTCCCGAGCCTCCACACGGCGATGAGCGTCGCGCTCGCCGCCGTCGCGTGGCAAAGCGGCCACCGCGCCTACGCGCGGTTCGGCGCGGTTCTTGCGACGCTCATCGTGGTCTCGACGATCCTCCTCGGCATCCACTGGATCACGGACGTCGTCGCGGGCCTCGCGCTCGCGGCGCTCGTGGTCGTGCTCGTGGACCGCTTCCTTCCCCAGACGCAAACGGACCGCATCAGCGCTTGA
- a CDS encoding SRPBCC family protein gives MPAARWRHEAVLEADPAAVYAWLKDFREDDHARPAFLRGAGIPPGEAPPSARKVVPRDARSVVVEDAWGRRSFRVVATFDDAARAIALEGAYGYRATWRVEEAPGGARVVVEGALAPRGFLGFLVPVVRRSLLREMARDFAGHVEDAREGLGVKR, from the coding sequence ATGCCCGCCGCGCGCTGGAGGCACGAGGCCGTCCTCGAGGCGGACCCGGCCGCGGTCTACGCCTGGCTCAAGGACTTCCGCGAGGACGACCACGCCCGGCCCGCGTTCCTGCGAGGCGCGGGAATCCCGCCCGGCGAGGCGCCGCCGAGCGCGCGCAAGGTCGTGCCGCGCGATGCGCGCTCGGTCGTCGTCGAGGACGCGTGGGGTCGCCGATCCTTCCGCGTCGTCGCCACCTTCGACGACGCGGCGCGCGCGATTGCCCTCGAAGGCGCGTATGGCTACCGCGCCACGTGGCGCGTCGAGGAGGCCCCCGGCGGGGCTCGGGTGGTCGTCGAGGGCGCGCTCGCGCCGCGCGGATTCCTCGGTTTTCTCGTCCCGGTCGTCCGGCGGAGCCTCCTTCGCGAGATGGCGCGCGATTTCGCGGGCCACGTGGAGGACGCGCGCGAAGGCCTCGGCGTCAAGCGCTGA
- a CDS encoding ATP-dependent DNA helicase, with protein MPGLLPYAPRPHQEALVALVDEAVREGAHVVLESGTGTGKTVGALAGVLPAALEGGLRVVYLTRTNAQQAQVMTEFRAIRAAHPALMEGRHAVALQGRAHLCPLRREDPEFADAGAEELALMCRDARRAVDDMRDGKAPRHRPCRFYKATTPEAREEAVRWAVDANPSAEDLVGRVESGAMCPYEVTKTLLRTATLVTCPYVYFFNPNLRRALLSWMAADLGNLVIVVDEAHNLPDFARDLMSAELGRGTLERADRETNTYGNPETPLGVDLRGLLAGVDRAIAAIASEHLSGPAPDDVAEDALLPPGAVAAEILSTFRAPSPRYEKAVGFLLAYGEAVREGQRRRGRVPRSYVGAVGAFLARLSEAEDVDHAVLVERTREGESRLAIACLDPSIAARVLLDAHASVHMSGTLAPLDAYRDSIGLPSASRVASYPSPFPREHRRVLYDPTVTTRFEEVRGDPEAWPRMAARLAALRRAHDRNMAVFVPSWDVLARLAPALGRDAIVEPRGGRQEDVMRAVARFKTARGATLVSVVGGRLSEGLDFPDDTLEVVVVVGLPYPKPTARHQALVRFHDVRHGRGWDYAVVAPMTRRVLQAVGRLIRTPTDRGVAVLLDRRAALLGPAIPDLAPLESDGAVSSFFGLDNKSSRKRS; from the coding sequence GTGCCCGGCCTCCTCCCGTACGCGCCGCGCCCCCACCAGGAGGCGCTCGTCGCCCTCGTCGACGAGGCCGTCCGGGAGGGCGCGCACGTCGTCCTCGAGAGCGGTACGGGCACGGGGAAGACCGTCGGCGCGCTCGCGGGCGTCCTGCCCGCCGCGCTCGAAGGGGGGCTCCGCGTCGTGTACCTCACGCGCACGAACGCGCAGCAGGCGCAGGTCATGACGGAGTTCCGCGCCATCCGCGCCGCGCATCCGGCCTTGATGGAGGGGCGGCACGCGGTCGCGCTCCAGGGCCGCGCGCACCTCTGCCCGCTGCGCCGCGAGGATCCCGAGTTCGCGGACGCGGGGGCCGAGGAGCTCGCGCTCATGTGCCGCGACGCGCGCCGCGCCGTCGACGACATGCGCGACGGGAAGGCGCCGCGCCACAGGCCCTGCCGATTCTACAAGGCGACGACGCCCGAGGCGCGCGAGGAGGCGGTCCGATGGGCCGTGGACGCGAATCCGTCGGCGGAGGACCTCGTCGGACGCGTGGAATCGGGCGCGATGTGCCCGTACGAGGTCACGAAGACGCTCCTCCGGACGGCGACGCTCGTCACGTGCCCCTATGTCTACTTCTTCAATCCGAACCTGCGGCGCGCGCTGCTCTCGTGGATGGCGGCGGACCTCGGCAATCTCGTGATCGTGGTCGACGAGGCCCACAACCTCCCCGATTTCGCGCGCGACCTCATGAGCGCGGAGCTCGGGCGCGGAACGCTCGAGCGCGCCGACCGCGAAACGAACACGTACGGCAACCCCGAGACGCCGCTCGGCGTCGATCTGCGAGGGCTCCTCGCGGGCGTCGACCGCGCGATCGCCGCGATCGCATCCGAGCACCTCTCCGGCCCCGCGCCCGACGACGTCGCGGAGGACGCGCTGCTTCCGCCCGGCGCCGTCGCGGCGGAGATCCTCTCCACGTTCCGCGCGCCGTCGCCGCGTTACGAGAAGGCCGTCGGCTTCCTCCTCGCCTACGGGGAGGCCGTGCGCGAGGGGCAGCGGCGGCGCGGGCGCGTCCCCCGCTCGTACGTGGGCGCGGTGGGCGCGTTCCTCGCGCGCCTTTCGGAGGCCGAGGACGTCGACCACGCCGTCCTCGTCGAGCGCACGCGCGAGGGCGAGTCGCGGCTCGCGATCGCCTGCCTCGATCCGTCGATCGCCGCCCGCGTGCTGCTCGACGCCCACGCGAGCGTCCACATGAGCGGCACGCTCGCGCCCCTCGACGCCTACCGGGATTCGATCGGGCTGCCCTCGGCCTCGCGCGTCGCGAGCTACCCGAGCCCGTTTCCGCGCGAGCACCGACGCGTGCTCTACGACCCGACGGTCACGACGCGCTTCGAGGAGGTCCGCGGCGACCCCGAGGCGTGGCCCCGCATGGCCGCGCGCCTCGCGGCGCTACGACGCGCGCACGACCGGAACATGGCCGTGTTCGTTCCGAGCTGGGACGTGCTCGCGCGCCTCGCGCCCGCCCTTGGCCGCGACGCCATCGTCGAGCCGCGCGGCGGGCGGCAGGAGGACGTGATGCGCGCGGTCGCCCGGTTCAAGACGGCGCGCGGCGCGACGCTCGTGAGCGTCGTCGGGGGGCGCCTGTCGGAGGGCCTCGACTTCCCGGACGACACGCTCGAGGTGGTGGTCGTCGTGGGGCTCCCGTACCCGAAGCCCACCGCCCGCCACCAGGCGCTCGTGCGCTTCCACGACGTCCGCCACGGCCGGGGCTGGGACTATGCCGTCGTCGCCCCGATGACCCGACGGGTCCTCCAGGCCGTGGGCCGGCTCATCCGGACGCCCACGGACCGCGGCGTCGCCGTGCTTCTCGACCGCCGGGCGGCGCTTCTCGGGCCCGCCATCCCGGACCTCGCCCCCCTCGAAAGCGACGGCGCGGTGTCCTCGTTCTTCGGCCTGGACAACAAGTCCTCTAGAAAACGTTCTTAG
- a CDS encoding LSM domain-containing protein, translating to MALPLDVLERSMNRKMSLQLKDGRVLEGKLVGYDQYMNLVLDETEEKHAETTRRLGTVVLRGNNVVTIAPS from the coding sequence ATGGCCTTGCCTCTGGACGTGCTCGAACGTTCCATGAACCGGAAGATGAGTCTCCAGCTCAAGGACGGTCGCGTCCTCGAAGGCAAGCTCGTGGGCTACGACCAGTACATGAACCTCGTCCTGGACGAGACCGAGGAGAAGCACGCGGAAACGACGCGCCGCCTCGGGACCGTCGTCCTCCGCGGCAACAACGTGGTCACCATCGCCCCCTCGTAG
- the map gene encoding type II methionyl aminopeptidase encodes MDATVREKYLKAGRVAGRARDYGATLLVEGAKLVDVATEVEAFIVREGASPAFPCCTSLNEDAAHYTAAPGDASTLKRGDVVKLDVGAQVDGYIGDTATTVEVGGTGKWDTLLEASRASLAKVVPMVKPGLAIREIGETVESTMHALGFRPIANLTGHSVDHYHQHAGISIPSVPSGRGSLPAGIAIAIEPFATNGAGQVRDAQGGNIYHFLAARPQRDPLARKALAYIEEHHPHLPFAGRWIAKAVPEAKLAYALRLLERSGAVKQYPVLREAGQGMVAQFEHTVLVEESGVVVTTRGAEP; translated from the coding sequence ATGGACGCGACCGTGCGCGAGAAATACCTGAAGGCGGGCCGCGTCGCGGGGCGCGCGCGCGACTACGGCGCGACGCTCCTCGTGGAGGGCGCGAAGCTCGTCGACGTCGCGACCGAGGTCGAGGCCTTCATCGTCCGCGAGGGCGCGTCTCCCGCGTTTCCCTGCTGCACGTCGCTCAACGAGGACGCCGCCCACTACACCGCGGCCCCCGGCGACGCGTCGACCCTCAAGCGCGGCGACGTCGTCAAGCTCGATGTGGGCGCCCAGGTCGACGGCTACATCGGCGACACGGCGACGACCGTCGAGGTCGGCGGCACCGGGAAGTGGGACACGCTCCTCGAGGCCTCGCGCGCGAGCCTCGCGAAGGTCGTTCCGATGGTGAAGCCCGGGCTCGCGATCCGCGAGATCGGCGAAACGGTCGAGTCCACGATGCATGCGCTCGGTTTCCGGCCGATCGCGAACCTGACGGGCCACAGCGTGGACCATTATCATCAGCACGCGGGCATCAGCATCCCGAGCGTGCCGTCCGGGCGCGGGTCGCTGCCCGCGGGCATCGCGATCGCGATCGAGCCCTTCGCGACGAACGGCGCCGGCCAGGTGCGGGACGCGCAAGGCGGCAACATCTACCATTTCCTGGCGGCGCGCCCGCAGCGCGATCCGCTCGCGCGCAAGGCCCTCGCGTACATCGAGGAGCACCACCCCCACCTGCCGTTCGCAGGCCGATGGATCGCGAAGGCCGTGCCCGAGGCGAAGCTCGCCTACGCGCTGCGCCTTCTCGAGCGATCGGGCGCCGTGAAGCAATATCCGGTCCTGCGCGAAGCCGGCCAGGGCATGGTGGCGCAGTTCGAGCACACCGTGCTCGTCGAGGAGAGCGGCGTCGTCGTCACGACGCGCGGCGCGGAGCCTTAG
- a CDS encoding L-threonylcarbamoyladenylate synthase, with protein sequence MEQVRASDDDAVARATLALDAGHLAVVPTDTLYGLAADALDEDACLAVFRAKERPPDQPLPVCVADLEDARHVAHVTPLARRLAERFLPGAVTLVLPARDTVPDVVTAAGPTVAVRVPANAFARALAAHFGPFTVTSANVHKRPPARTIDEAVAQLGDRVALYVDDGPLPGTASTMVDATGASVKVIREGAVAASTFEGF encoded by the coding sequence GTGGAGCAGGTGCGGGCCTCGGACGACGACGCCGTCGCGCGCGCCACGCTCGCGCTCGACGCGGGCCACCTCGCCGTCGTCCCCACCGACACGCTCTACGGGCTTGCGGCGGACGCGCTCGACGAGGACGCGTGCCTCGCCGTCTTCCGCGCGAAGGAGCGGCCGCCGGACCAGCCGCTTCCCGTCTGCGTTGCCGACCTCGAGGACGCGCGGCACGTCGCGCACGTGACGCCGCTCGCGCGGCGCCTCGCGGAGCGCTTCCTGCCGGGCGCGGTGACGCTCGTGCTTCCCGCCCGCGACACGGTCCCGGACGTGGTCACGGCGGCCGGCCCGACCGTCGCCGTGCGCGTCCCGGCGAACGCCTTCGCACGCGCGCTCGCGGCGCACTTCGGACCCTTCACGGTCACGAGCGCGAACGTCCACAAGCGCCCTCCCGCGCGCACGATCGACGAGGCCGTCGCGCAGCTCGGCGATCGCGTCGCGCTCTACGTGGATGACGGGCCGCTGCCGGGCACCGCGAGCACGATGGTGGACGCGACGGGCGCCTCCGTAAAGGTGATCCGCGAGGGGGCCGTTGCCGCCTCGACGTTCGAGGGCTTCTGA
- a CDS encoding multiprotein bridging factor aMBF1: MPPCEMCGKEQASLRRAVVEGTAMSVCGNCVKFGVEVAGHATEVTGRSRVVERLDERARRARPRDVYDQMQEELIPDFGSVIRQARVRKGFETTEALGKKINERKTVLDHVEAGTSLPDDALVKKLERELGIKLMEKPDLVPTAGRAGEAKGFTLGDLVKRERSKKKE; encoded by the coding sequence ATGCCACCCTGCGAGATGTGCGGAAAGGAGCAGGCGAGCCTCCGCCGCGCCGTCGTCGAAGGCACCGCGATGAGCGTGTGCGGGAATTGCGTCAAGTTCGGCGTCGAGGTCGCGGGGCACGCGACCGAGGTGACCGGACGGAGCCGCGTCGTCGAGCGCCTGGACGAGCGGGCCCGGCGCGCGCGGCCGCGCGACGTCTACGACCAGATGCAGGAGGAACTCATCCCCGATTTCGGGTCCGTGATCCGTCAGGCACGCGTCCGCAAGGGGTTCGAGACGACGGAAGCGCTCGGGAAGAAGATCAACGAGCGCAAGACCGTCCTCGACCACGTCGAGGCCGGCACGAGCCTGCCCGACGACGCCCTCGTCAAGAAGCTCGAGCGGGAGCTCGGCATCAAGCTCATGGAAAAACCCGACCTCGTGCCGACCGCCGGCCGAGCGGGCGAGGCGAAGGGCTTCACGCTCGGAGACCTCGTGAAGCGCGAACGCTCGAAGAAGAAGGAATGA
- a CDS encoding proteasome-activating nucleotidase: MERTDLTGEEYHRYLMERVKHLEDRNAQLRDQKRRLETQYRNAENDRQRVTRDLKHLKTEIEKLKSPPLIVGYVKDTLEDGRIILKSSTGPHFVVHVADFVDRTNMKPGDRVSLNQQSLSVVGVLPASLDPQVYGAEVIDAPTVSYEDIGGMKDQIREIREAVELPLLRPELFAKVGIDPPKGVLLHGPPGTGKTLIAKAVAHQTNATFIRLAGSELVQKYIGEGARLVRELFQMARAKAPTILFVDELDAIGASRYEASTSGDREVQRTLMQLLSEMDGFSPRGDVKIIGATNRPDMLDTALLRPGRFDRIIEIPSPDLEGRKEIFSIHARRMSIAPDVDVPRLALLVGEGTTGADIKAICTEAGMFAIRDERDVVTMDDFSKAVHKIRGADFGGKQNLSKDAAFA, from the coding sequence ATGGAGCGCACGGATCTCACGGGCGAGGAATACCACCGCTACCTGATGGAGCGCGTGAAGCACCTCGAGGACCGCAACGCCCAGCTGCGCGACCAGAAGCGCCGCCTGGAGACCCAGTACCGGAACGCCGAGAACGACCGGCAGCGGGTCACGCGGGACCTCAAGCACCTCAAGACCGAGATCGAGAAGCTGAAGTCGCCCCCCCTCATCGTGGGATACGTCAAGGATACCCTCGAGGACGGGCGCATCATCCTCAAGTCCTCCACGGGCCCGCACTTCGTCGTCCACGTGGCCGACTTCGTCGACCGGACGAACATGAAGCCGGGCGACCGCGTGTCGCTCAACCAGCAGAGCCTGAGCGTCGTCGGCGTGCTTCCCGCGAGCCTCGATCCCCAGGTGTACGGCGCCGAGGTCATCGACGCCCCCACCGTCTCGTACGAGGACATCGGCGGCATGAAGGACCAGATCCGCGAGATCCGCGAGGCCGTCGAGCTGCCCCTCCTGCGGCCGGAGCTCTTCGCGAAGGTCGGGATCGACCCGCCGAAGGGCGTCCTCCTGCACGGCCCCCCGGGCACGGGCAAGACGCTCATCGCGAAGGCCGTCGCGCACCAGACGAACGCGACCTTCATCCGCCTCGCGGGCAGCGAGCTCGTGCAGAAGTACATCGGCGAGGGCGCCCGCCTCGTGCGCGAGCTCTTCCAGATGGCCCGCGCGAAGGCCCCCACGATCCTCTTCGTGGACGAGCTGGACGCCATCGGCGCGTCGCGCTACGAGGCCTCGACCTCGGGCGACCGCGAGGTGCAGCGGACGCTCATGCAGCTCCTCTCCGAGATGGATGGATTCTCGCCGCGCGGAGACGTCAAGATCATCGGCGCGACGAACCGCCCCGACATGCTCGATACCGCCCTCCTGCGCCCGGGCCGCTTCGACCGGATCATCGAGATCCCGTCGCCGGACCTCGAGGGCCGCAAGGAGATCTTCTCGATCCACGCGCGCCGCATGAGCATCGCGCCGGACGTCGACGTGCCGCGCCTCGCGCTCCTCGTCGGCGAGGGCACGACGGGCGCCGACATCAAGGCCATCTGCACGGAGGCCGGCATGTTCGCGATCCGCGACGAGCGCGACGTCGTCACGATGGACGACTTCTCGAAGGCCGTCCACAAGATCCGCGGCGCCGACTTCGGCGGGAAGCAGAACCTGTCGAAGGACGCGGCGTTTGCCTGA
- a CDS encoding ferredoxin, whose product MADPRRRHALDRGGDWYVDTTCIDCDVARQVAPGLIAEAPDGRSYFARPPETAEEKAAAWRALLACPTGSIGAPRGERAPDDAFPFEVAPGAFLVGYNARHSFGANAYFVPREAGNLLVDAPRWVPKLADALEARGGVSDILLTHRDDVADYDRYAARFGARVWIHEADADAAPAATDLLAGDRDLAPGVRALHVPGHTEGSVCFLVDELLFTGDTLAWSRATDDLTAFRDATWHSWSVLTASLEALARRARFAWVLPGHGGRGHAGADEMRRRLLALVARMREGTVVSAW is encoded by the coding sequence ATGGCCGACCCGCGACGCCGCCACGCGCTCGACCGCGGCGGCGACTGGTACGTCGACACGACGTGCATCGACTGCGATGTCGCGCGCCAGGTCGCGCCCGGCCTCATCGCGGAGGCGCCGGATGGGCGCTCTTACTTCGCGCGCCCGCCGGAAACGGCCGAGGAGAAAGCGGCCGCGTGGCGCGCGCTCCTTGCGTGCCCGACGGGCTCGATCGGCGCGCCGCGCGGCGAGCGCGCGCCCGACGACGCGTTCCCGTTCGAGGTCGCGCCGGGCGCGTTCCTCGTCGGCTACAACGCGCGCCACTCCTTCGGCGCGAACGCGTACTTTGTGCCGCGAGAAGCGGGAAACCTCCTCGTCGACGCGCCGCGGTGGGTGCCGAAGCTCGCCGACGCGCTCGAGGCGCGGGGCGGCGTCTCCGACATCCTGCTCACGCACCGGGACGACGTCGCGGACTACGACCGGTACGCGGCGCGCTTCGGCGCGCGCGTGTGGATCCACGAGGCGGACGCCGACGCCGCGCCCGCCGCGACGGACCTCCTCGCGGGCGACCGCGACCTCGCGCCGGGCGTCCGCGCGCTCCACGTGCCCGGCCACACGGAGGGAAGCGTGTGCTTCCTCGTCGACGAGCTGCTCTTCACGGGCGACACCCTCGCGTGGTCGCGCGCGACGGACGACCTCACGGCGTTCCGCGACGCCACGTGGCACTCGTGGAGCGTCCTCACGGCATCGCTCGAGGCGCTCGCGCGCCGCGCGCGCTTCGCGTGGGTGCTGCCGGGGCATGGAGGCCGCGGCCACGCCGGGGCGGACGAGATGCGCCGCCGCCTTCTCGCGCTCGTCGCGCGCATGCGCGAAGGGACTGTCGTCAGCGCCTGGTGA
- a CDS encoding zinc ribbon domain-containing protein codes for MAPTLTAPTRRLLRIAGPALLVVGLYFSVTSLVLPSAVDPVKAVNAFRETAVRMTISFVLVAVGGAMTYYGYIGAATRYVAAETRPAIAIAAGGVAEGLASAGGACAACGAATRAGARHCGHCGATLAGAACPACGAATEAGHRHCDRCGAALKR; via the coding sequence ATGGCGCCGACCCTCACGGCCCCGACCCGCCGCCTCCTTCGGATCGCGGGTCCCGCCCTCCTCGTCGTCGGTCTCTACTTCAGCGTCACGAGCCTCGTGCTCCCGTCTGCCGTCGACCCCGTCAAGGCGGTGAATGCGTTCCGCGAAACGGCCGTCCGCATGACGATCTCGTTCGTCCTCGTCGCCGTGGGCGGCGCGATGACCTACTACGGTTACATCGGCGCCGCGACGCGCTACGTCGCGGCGGAAACGCGCCCCGCGATCGCGATTGCGGCAGGCGGCGTCGCCGAAGGCCTCGCTTCGGCGGGCGGCGCCTGCGCCGCCTGCGGCGCCGCGACCCGCGCGGGCGCGCGGCACTGCGGCCACTGCGGCGCGACGCTTGCGGGCGCCGCGTGCCCGGCGTGCGGGGCGGCCACCGAGGCGGGCCACCGCCACTGCGACCGCTGCGGCGCCGCGCTTAAGCGCTGA